From the genome of Tripterygium wilfordii isolate XIE 37 chromosome 6, ASM1340144v1, whole genome shotgun sequence:
ttcttttccaatgcacTCAATGATTCAGTTGATTGCAGGAGCTGCTCATctgcttctttcaatttctcttccaatcttgagatttgagcagacatttgagtattcttgttcttctcccCAATCAGTTGATGCTCTGAATCTTTTTGTGCAGACGTGACATTGGCCAAGTTGTCTTCCAGCCCCTTTACCATGCCTTCTAGTCTCTCCTTTTCAGTCCTCTCTTTGCTCAAACTGCCAATGGCATTCTCTCCAGACCTGAGTACTCCTTGGAGTGCCTGTTAAGAACACAACAAAGGTGGTATTAGTCGTGTAAACTAATGACGATATACTGATATGCTCCTGAAACACTTACAGTAAAGCAATGAGCCACTGAGTAGTTGAACTGACTAGGAAGAGGCATGGCATCTAATTTTTTGGCGTCCTCAGGGAAGACCATTTTCCTAATCCCAACGGGCGGAAGTACGGGAGCAGAAGAGACGGTCAAAGATTTGGGAATCCATATtgatatttcttccatttcacttcCCGTGACGTTCAACCTTAGCCTAGGCTGAATATTCTCCCCACCTTGGGCAGTGTCCTCCACTTCTTGGTTACCCGCTGTCGCCAACTCAGTCCTAGATCCGCTTGCCATAGCTTCACTCCTGGCAACTTCTGATACCGCGTTTGCATCAACGTAGCTGTCAGTTGTGGGGTCAAATTCTCCACGATTCTCGGTAGCTCGTGTCTCCACTGGTTCAGCAGTCTCTACCCTGGCTGTCCTAATGCTTGGTAACCTCCTAGTTAAAGGCATCGTGTCCCTTTCACTGTTGTCTGAATCATCATCCAGAACAATGGCAGCCGACGCACTCGCAGTGGTACTGATAAGACCACCTCCCCTGCCTCTGGGTCCCGAGACAATGGCGTCGTGAAGGAGTTTTCTGGGCATTTCCGTCCCATCGCTGACGTTAGCAGTCGCCTTTTCAGTTGCTTTCTTCCCGCTGCCCCCAGTGCTTTTCGATTTTCCTTTACCAGGAGGatcttctctctgtttcatCCTTCTTTCAGGTATATCCTCGGTTGATTTTCGTTTCTCTCCCGCTTTCTTGGCTTTGGACGTTTCTGCAGCACGCATAGCTGCCTCGAAACCTCCACCCACCGTTTCCTGGCTCTGCTGATTTCTTTCAGCATCCTGCATCAGAGCTTCATACAGGTCGTCTGCATCAGTTATATCAGCAAACACGTTCTCAAACATTTCGTCACCTGCACATATGATAAAGTAAGACGAATATCTTGAGcatgtttgtttgttcgtttggaCAGTTGAAATGTACTTACTTATGTATCTCCAAAGAgatgttttctccaatttacgtGCTGTTAGAATGTTTTTTCTGGATCTTTTACGTGCCCCAAGGTTGTAAAGCTCTTCCACTCTTTGAAGCACTTCGGGGCCGCTTTTCCACTTGCTTAGCAAATTCTTTGATGCTGCAAAGAAACGGTGCATAAGATTCAGTAACAAGCATCAACAGATAAAGAAGGAACGGAACTTACTATTTCCTTCAACCCAGTTTAAAGGCAGATCCTTATGAAGACCATATACCAAGGCGCCCCTAGCAAAGATATATCTATCTTTCCAGTCAACAATATGGTCGTTGGAGACGGTGTCAAGAATTAGTTCCTCCCTGTTTCTCCGACGAACCAGGCAATACCTTCCTGGACCACTTTCTTTGGCGTAATAAACCACCGCCAATTCGTTGATCCCGAATTCGAGGTTTTCTAGTTCAGCCAAGCACTGAATGCTCAACAAAATTCTGAGGCTGTTAGGCATCCATTGACTTGGGCATATTTGCCAAATCCTACAAGCATCGGCAAGCAACCTTGGTATGGGGAATCTCAATCCTATGCTGAAGGACAATAGGTAAAACGGCGTCCATCCAGGAACTTGAAAATCGACTCCCTCTGTGTCAGCTCCAGGTCTTATCTCAATGGATGAAtggattctatatttctttcgGTAGAAGTCCATATCACTTGCTGCCAAagtcgatttagggtttaaccctTTCGGTATTAACGGCCCTTCAATGTGGCCATTCCTCTCTGATCTTTCTCCTTCATTAACTGGTGCGCTGGTTCCGGCTCTATCGCCACCAGGTCCCTGACTCCCCGACCCAGACCATGAGTAGTTTACACTGGTTTCTTGTTCATCTCTGTTTTGGTCGGTGGGAGTTCTACCGCTGCCGGATACTCTTTCATCCTCCGATTCTTGATCATGAGGTCGCATCATTCTATTAAATACAAACTCAAGGCACGAGAGTGAGAATTACCTTCAATTAGTACGGTACGAGCGTCAATTGATGCCTTCCTTTCTTCCGTCTTCAGCAAATCTGAGCAATTTCTGTAAATTTCGGTTGAAAGTTTTTCTGAAAAACTAAGAGCACGATCTTTGAGTTTTAGTTTTGTACGATTGTCCATAATACCCTTGTGTTCATCATGGTGCACGCTTACCGAAACGTGCTCTCCAAGGAACGATGGCGGtagcaattcaaaatttcaatgtgCACGTCAGACGCATTAAATGCTTATCGCGTTACGATTGGCACGTGTCACGACCTCTATCTGCAATATTTTGATCTTAGCATAATGGCATTCATACAGTATTACTGTCACTATAAATACTGTTCATATATCTGATATCCTTTGGGTTTATTGCAAATGGCAGTCGCAGAATAATAGTTTCAGTCTTTTCACTTTCCGTTTACATAGGCTCTTGTACTACACTGAGTAAAACTCATACTTACAAAGTCGCCATCAAGTGTTCTTTTTACAGGTGTTAGTCATCGCTTCTGAACACAAATCGGTTACATCGAATGGCTAgcatgctagcgccaattcaggccacagcAATAGCTTCACCTCAGTcatcatgctagcgccaatGCAGGCCACAGCTATGACTCCAAATTAGCTTCTACGCTAACGCCCACGCTGGCTatgtacaatctcaaacaaacgaggttgtataCCTTGAcaccctcaaacaaacgagggtgTCCCCTATACAGCTTCGAACAAAGAAGTTGTATTTCACCAGCATCAGTGAATAACATTATACTGGGTTACACACGCCTTTTCACGACATACTCCATCAGGATCTTCACAGAAACCAGCATCTTGGGTCGCCTTTGCTATACATTTCATCTTCAGTTATACTCATCCCTCTGTTTCTTGTTCATTGCAGGAAATTCATTACGCaaactctccaagatgaatttgttttcatgcttagagagtgggggacaattgtaggtgccaaaaatggtatggccccacctgGTCCCACATCGACAAGATGAGCTGGATTGTCTAGGCCCCCCAGGTTAACTATCGCAGTTAGGCCCGAAActaaaagccaatctttgggtccatatacaatctttacattacttgctacgtaatataaacagtattctgacaccactactgtcatattctctgatacttatctacaggatctttatagctttatagactggtcactttattatgatccttccttagcatgatggaactaggtgtcaaagcatccgcaggtgttggcgacccagtacagtcgccagaacatagtaatggcgacaccatctataagcgccattactcggactacatcactcataaagcagttcttgtcagtctaatctacagccgatatttacaggtgtgactggctcacatccttaggtatggctttccttcatatacgtatctattcattaaataccgcctacaaaacttccatactatcatcgacacctgtcttaattatgacatattgttactttaccgcttaccctgacacaaccgggatagtgGACTTCTTGTACACTTCCTTCGTACAATTTGGTCCAATAGTATACCTGGAATggacacacaattcccgaggtcgatCCTCATTCTCTATAAAGACCCCTCTATTTTCATATGAGTGGGGAGAACATTTTTTCTAAACAAACTAGACAACACAACAGAAACATTTTCTACCAATTCCAGAGAAAACctattcagacaaaacacctaagactatagctggtcttccatctccgacaagtactaacttgatcgtcggagcctccacgaccggcaccccccaagccggttaaggagctttcacggtttgccttgttgtgaagcttgcaggatccaaggctgcaaacggaccccacaggaagaaagattgacctttcaactattgtagaaatcggctcctacaatatatacacacgcacacatatatatgtatctatatatatatatatatatctaacgTTGGCACCTTCTCCAAGCTGAGATTGCCCTATCAAGGACGCAAA
Proteins encoded in this window:
- the LOC120000606 gene encoding uncharacterized protein LOC120000606, with protein sequence MRPHDQESEDERVSGSGRTPTDQNRDEQETSVNYSWSGSGSQGPGGDRAGTSAPVNEGERSERNGHIEGPLIPKGLNPKSTLAASDMDFYRKKYRIHSSIEIRPGADTEGVDFQVPGWTPFYLLSFSIGLRFPIPRLLADACRIWQICPSQWMPNSLRILLSIQCLAELENLEFGINELAVVYYAKESGPGRYCLVRRRNREELILDTVSNDHIVDWKDRYIFARGALVYGLHKDLPLNWVEGNTSKNLLSKWKSGPEVLQRVEELYNLGARKRSRKNILTARKLEKTSLWRYISDEMFENVFADITDADDLYEALMQDAERNQQSQETVGGGFEAAMRAAETSKAKKAGEKRKSTEDIPERRMKQREDPPGKGKSKSTGGSGKKATEKATANVSDGTEMPRKLLHDAIVSGPRGRGGGLISTTASASAAIVLDDDSDNSERDTMPLTRRLPSIRTARVETAEPVETRATENRGEFDPTTDSYVDANAVSEVARSEAMASGSRTELATAGNQEVEDTAQGGENIQPRLRLNVTGSEMEEISIWIPKSLTVSSAPVLPPVGIRKMVFPEDAKKLDAMPLPSQFNYSVAHCFTALQGVLRSGENAIGSLSKERTEKERLEGMVKGLEDNLANVTSAQKDSEHQLIGEKNKNTQMSAQISRLEEKLKEADEQLLQSTESLSALEKKIHDDAYKATQFESRIDQAIRDAQYFKDCWEGVTKQLESAEAKVNTLEFQVHHLADQLGDVSREKDLLNKALAAQTMKTAEKVEMAKKMEENYLIKIGAMGGVGQAAERFRLLTQYKKNEYPKWDVDLMLKKAVVVLENYQPNKRWVVNEEAIGEPNIEKDLAPPESDIPTVEQLPIEARESPIPGTVTEDAPSEVPPTPRIENSTSEPENADEDIPRANPPITSEAIEIEATTETI